The following is a genomic window from Sinorhizobium fredii NGR234.
AGCAGGCTCATGACGAAGGCCAGCTTCAGTTCTTCGGCAGCATCGCGAGCCTGGCCGATCCAGCTGCATTCACGCGCATGATCAGAGAAGCGCGGCGCGTCAATTGGATCGTCTATGCCAAGCCGCCCTTTGCCGGACCCCAACAGGTGCTGGCCTATCTCGGCCGCTACACCCATCGCATCGCCATCTCCAATTCCCGCCTCGTCAGCATGGATGGTGGTCAGGTCACATTCCGCTGGAAGGATTATCGCAGGGGTGGCAGGCAGAAGCGGATGACGCTCGATGCCCACGAGTTCATTCGTCGCTTCCTGCTGCATACGGTTCCGGACGGCTTCCATCGCATCCGTCACTTTGGCTTGCTTGCCAACGGACAGCGGCAGCAGAAGCTGGAGGCATGCCGCAATCTCCTCAATGTCCCGCAGCCGGAAGAGCCGGTCGAAGACCTGGATACGGTCGAGGCCCCGCCATTTGCACACCGCTGTCCCTGTTGCGGCGGAAGGATGAACATCCTCGGCACCTGGAAGCCGCGTCAACCAGCCTGTCGACCAGCATGGAACGATAGCTCATGACCCTATCAGACCTGGCATCACTCCAACAATCAACGTCGGCAGATCGAAGGGCCGCGAGCGAATGGCTTTGGCCAAGCATGCCGGCGCAACACAAAACGCAGCATCGCCGAAGCCTCGTTCGGCACAGATCAACCAAAAACACCGCCAGACACATCTCAATTGGCGACAAGAACCTTCTTCTCAGCCGCTCTTCCAGCCCCGCCTGGGCTCGCCCCAGCCAAACGCCATCCACCGCTTCGGTTAAATCCCCATAGTGCCAAACAACCCGCGCCTTCGCTCAATCCGGCTTCAATGAGGTCCGATCAGCGAATGCTGCATCCAAAGCGGCCGGACCTCACAGAACCCTCCAGATTCCCAAGGCTGCGCAAATCAGATTCAAGACTGTCTTTTGGAGGCAGTCATGGGTGTTTTGGATCGTCTGATCCTTCGGGACGAGCAGTGGGAGCGGATATCGCATCACATCATTGGTGACGAGCGCACGCGCGGTTCGTCGGGCCGTGACAACCGCATGTTCGTCGAAGCGGTGCTTTGGATTGTGCGGACCGGTTCGCCCTGGCGTGACCTGCCGGAAGTGTTCGGCGAATGGAACAGTGTCTTCCGCCGCTTCAGCCGTTGGAGCCAGAAGGGCATCTGGTGGCGCATCTTCGCGGCGATGTCGGACGACCCTGACTTCGAATACCTGATCGTCGATTCCACCATCGTCCGCGCCCATCAGCACGATCAAGCCCTTGGCCGTTCACGCGGCGGCTTGAGCACCAAGATCCACATGGCTGTGCGTGGTCTCGGCTGCCCGGTCCGCTTCACCCTTACCGCAGGCCAGAAAGGCGATGCGCCGCAAGCCGATGCCCTGATCGCGGGCCTACCCGCAGACGTCGTCATGGCCGACACCGCCTATGACAGCGATCGTCTGCGCAAGGCCATCGCCGACAAGGGTGCTGTGGCGGTGATCCCAAACAACCCGTCCCGCGCGCAAAAACACCCGCTGGACAAGCACCTCTATGCCCAGCGGCACCTGATCGAGTGCTGCTTCGCCAAACTCAAGCAGTTCCGAAGGGTCGCCACCCGCTTCGAAAAAACTGCCAGAAACTACCGCGCCGTCGTCACTATCGCAGCTATCGTGCTATGGATCAGATAAGTGTCCACACTTCCTAATGCTTCAAGGCCCGCCCGAACACACGCGAGAGTCGCTCGGCAAAGGCGCGCGCGTCCTCGGGTTTGTCGCCGTCGAGAACACGGGCTTGGTCGAAAAGCAGCTTGACCGCGTCTTCGCGGAAGGTGTTGTCCTCCGCCGGGCAAGCGGCGAGTGACGCGATCAGCGCGTGGCCGGGATTGATCTCGAGCACCGGCTTGGCCGCGCCCTCATTGCGTCCGGCCCCCTGCAGCATCTTCTGAAGCTGGCGATCGGGGCCGTGCTCGGGGGCGACCAGGCACACGGCGCTTTCGGTCAGTCGGTCGGAGGTCCTGACGTCGGAGACTGCATCGCCGAGCGTCGCCTTGGCGAAGGTCACGAACTCAGCCACTGCCGGGCTCGTCTCGGACGCGGCGGCGTCGGAGTTCTGTTTGGCGATGCCGGCGAGATCCGCCGCACCCTGGGTGATCGACTTGAAGGGCTTGCCCTCGAAATCCGGCGCCGTCGTCACCCAGAAACTGTCAACCGGGTCGGTCAGGAGCAGCACTTCGATGCCGCGGGCGCGGAACCCCTCGAGCTGGGGTGAGGCCTGCAACTGGGCGAGATTGTCGCCGGTCAGGTAGTAGATCGCCGACTGGCCGTCCTTCATCTCTTTGACGTAGTTGCTAAGCCCGCGCGGCGTGTCGTCGGAAGCGGTTCGGAAACGGGCAAGGGCAAGGAGCTGGATGCGCCGCTCGAAGTCTTCGTAGATGCCCTCCTTGATGACGCTGCCGAAGTTCTCCCAAAGCTTGGCGAAGCTCTCCGGCTCGCTTTCCGCGAGCTTTTCAATGCTCGTCAGCACGCGGTTCGTCAGGCCCTTGCGGATGCTCGCAAGCAGCGGGCTTTCCTGGATCATCTCGCGCGAGACGTTGAGCGGCAGATCGGCGGTGTCGACAAGGCCGCGCACGAAACGCAGATAGCGCGGCAGCAATTCTGCCTCGTCGGTGATGAAAACGCGCTTCACATAGAGCTTCATCCGGCCCCTGCGGTCCGGATCGAATAGGTCGAAGGGCTTGGAGCCGGGCACGAAGGCGAGCGCCGTATATTCGTGACGGCCCTCGGCGCGGAAATGGATGGTCAGCGCCGGCTCGTCATACTGGCCGGCCACGCCGCGGTAAAAGTCCGTGTAGTCTTCCTTGGAAATTTCGCTCTTCTGCTTGGTCCAGAGCGCAGTGCCGTCGGCAACCTGCACAGTTTCGGCGCCGGGTTTTTCGACGATCGAGATCGGCACGGGGACGTGGCCGGAGTGGTCCTTGACGATGCGCTCGACCGTCCAGCGCGCGGTATAGGTTTTTGCGTCGTCCATCAGATGGAGAGTGATGCGGGTGCCGCGGGCCGGCGCATCGGCAAGATCGGCGGTGGAAACGGTGTAGCTACCCTTGCCGTCCGATGCCCAATGCCAGGCCGTGTCGGAGCCGGCACGGCGAGAGACGACGTCGACATTGTCGGCGACCATGAAGGCCGAATAGAAGCCTACACCGAACTGGCCGATGAGCTGCGCACCGTCCTTGCCCTGTGCCGCCTCGATCCGCTCCATGAAGGCCCGCGTTCCGGACCGGGCGATGGTGCCGAGCGATTCGACCAGCTCGTCGCGGCTCATGCC
Proteins encoded in this region:
- a CDS encoding IS5 family transposase, encoding MGVLDRLILRDEQWERISHHIIGDERTRGSSGRDNRMFVEAVLWIVRTGSPWRDLPEVFGEWNSVFRRFSRWSQKGIWWRIFAAMSDDPDFEYLIVDSTIVRAHQHDQALGRSRGGLSTKIHMAVRGLGCPVRFTLTAGQKGDAPQADALIAGLPADVVMADTAYDSDRLRKAIADKGAVAVIPNNPSRAQKHPLDKHLYAQRHLIECCFAKLKQFRRVATRFEKTARNYRAVVTIAAIVLWIR
- the htpG gene encoding molecular chaperone HtpG, which gives rise to MSEVEMSVEKHVFEADVAKLLHLMVHSVYSDKNVFLRELISNAADACEKLRYEAIVAPQLLGSDPAPRITLTLDEENARLIVEDNGIGMSRDELVESLGTIARSGTRAFMERIEAAQGKDGAQLIGQFGVGFYSAFMVADNVDVVSRRAGSDTAWHWASDGKGSYTVSTADLADAPARGTRITLHLMDDAKTYTARWTVERIVKDHSGHVPVPISIVEKPGAETVQVADGTALWTKQKSEISKEDYTDFYRGVAGQYDEPALTIHFRAEGRHEYTALAFVPGSKPFDLFDPDRRGRMKLYVKRVFITDEAELLPRYLRFVRGLVDTADLPLNVSREMIQESPLLASIRKGLTNRVLTSIEKLAESEPESFAKLWENFGSVIKEGIYEDFERRIQLLALARFRTASDDTPRGLSNYVKEMKDGQSAIYYLTGDNLAQLQASPQLEGFRARGIEVLLLTDPVDSFWVTTAPDFEGKPFKSITQGAADLAGIAKQNSDAAASETSPAVAEFVTFAKATLGDAVSDVRTSDRLTESAVCLVAPEHGPDRQLQKMLQGAGRNEGAAKPVLEINPGHALIASLAACPAEDNTFREDAVKLLFDQARVLDGDKPEDARAFAERLSRVFGRALKH